In the Longimicrobium sp. genome, GACCAGAAGGCCTACTTCAAGCACACCGGGTACATGGGGCACGAGAAGTTCATCCCCTTCAAGGAGATGATCGCCCGCCACCCCGAGCGCGTCATCGAGCTCGCGGTGAAGGGAATGCTCCCCAAGAACGCCCTGGGGCGCCAGATGCGGAAGAAGCTCAAGGTGTACGCCGGGGCCGAGCATCCGCACGTCGCGCAGAACCCGGAAACACTCACCTTCTGAGATCGGCACCTAGACAATGGCCACTGAACAGTTCCACGCCATCGGGCGCCGCAAGACGTCGGTGGCGCGCGTGTACCTTCGCCCCGGCAACGGCGCGTGGGAGATCAACGGGCG is a window encoding:
- the rplM gene encoding 50S ribosomal protein L13 is translated as MMKTYAVKAGEIEHKWYVVDAGGKVLGRIATEIARVLRGKHKPTYTPHLDTGDYVIVINADKVQLTGNKADQKAYFKHTGYMGHEKFIPFKEMIARHPERVIELAVKGMLPKNALGRQMRKKLKVYAGAEHPHVAQNPETLTF